The sequence TTTTTTAATTCTTCTGAGTGTTTTTGTATCATAATTTTTTCTCCTTTTTCCTTAATTATATTATACACCACTTTACTCTACTGTTACAAATTTATTATACCACTACATAGGTTTATGTTATCACTTATTAATACATTCCCATCATTTATTATGTTTTTAGCTGATATATTTATATTATTATTTGATATTATTTTATCTCTATTTGTAAAATCTTCTTCTACCTTAACATTTAGATTATTTGTCTTTATTTCCTCTATTTTAGCTTGTGTCTTTGATTCTAATGTTAAATCTTTTGAAGTTATACTTTTAACTCCTATACCTGATTTTGTTGCTACTATCTTTACTACATCTCCATGTATAGAACCTATTATGTCGGCACTTAGCTTTATGCCTTCTTCTCCTGCATATGTTGTTACTTTTAATTCTTTTACCTTTATATCTCCTTCTGATTTAAAGGTATTAGATATTATCTCTAAATTCTCATCTGTGTTTAGTTCTTTTAAGCTTTTTATGTTTCCTTTAGTATTACTATATCCTTTTATTTCTTCATTTTCTATTATTGGTTTTGATGTTGTTAAAGCCATATTATGTATATTTAAAAAACTTGCACCATCTAGTGTTATTCCATTAGGATTTGAAAGTATTACATCTAGTTTATCTTTACTTAATGCTTCAAGTATTCCTTTTAGTTTACTTTCTTCTAATCCTTTTACATCTAGAAGTGCAAGTTTTGCTCTTGTCTCTTTTATATTATTATTTCCATTTATTAATCCAGCTATTCTACTTCTTGCAATATTTTTTGCATTATTTATTACAGCACCTTTTTCACTTACATTAAATTCTTTAAAGGTTGAATGACTTACACCTTTAGGACTTGGAGTTGAAATATTTATGATGTCTACACCACTATTACTCTTTTCTACATATACATTAGTTTTTCCATCTACTGTTATGTTTGTATATGAAAAAAATGTAGTTAAAAATGCTAGAAAAGTTAGTTTTAATGTATGTTTCATGTTGAAGTCCTCCTATTTTTACTATATTTAAATATTATCATTTTTTATCACACAATACTAGTTTTTTTGAAAAAAAAAGTTCCTAATTAGGAACAGAATTAATGGCGGAAGTGACGAGACTCGAACTCGCGACATCTTGCGTGA is a genomic window of Streptobacillus felis containing:
- a CDS encoding filamentous hemagglutinin N-terminal domain-containing protein; its protein translation is MKHTLKLTFLAFLTTFFSYTNITVDGKTNVYVEKSNSGVDIINISTPSPKGVSHSTFKEFNVSEKGAVINNAKNIARSRIAGLINGNNNIKETRAKLALLDVKGLEESKLKGILEALSKDKLDVILSNPNGITLDGASFLNIHNMALTTSKPIIENEEIKGYSNTKGNIKSLKELNTDENLEIISNTFKSEGDIKVKELKVTTYAGEEGIKLSADIIGSIHGDVVKIVATKSGIGVKSITSKDLTLESKTQAKIEEIKTNNLNVKVEEDFTNRDKIISNNNINISAKNIINDGNVLISDNINLCSGIINL